CCGCCCGGGTGCTGTCCGAGTACGGGGCCAGCCCGAAGGGGTCGCACCACCCGTGGGGGTTGGCGACGTACGCCACCGGGTTGGGGGCCGCCGCCAGGCCCAGCGGGTCCGGGCTCAGGTAGCGGGCGGTCTCGGGGTCGTACGTGCGGAAGTAGTTGTGGTGCAGGCCTGATTCGGCGTCAAAGTACTGGCCGGGGAAGCGCAGCGGCGTGTAGGCCGTGGCGTCCCGGTTCCAGGCCGTGGATCCCCACAGTGTGGAGCGGCTGCGCCAGGCCAGTCCGCCGCGCTCGTCGACGAGTTCGGCGGGTGCGCCCACCAGGTCGGTGACGATGGCGTAGAACCGCTCGTCCACCACCTCCTGGCTGGCGCCCAGGATCCGCTCCGTCTGCGCGAGCGGCTGCAGGCCGCGGTGGTCCCAGGTCACGGCGATCCCGCCGGCCTCCTGCGCCGCGGCGGCGGTCCGCTGCTCGCACAGCACGGTGCCGTCCCAGGTGAAGACCGTGCGCTCGGCCACCTCCAGGCCGTCGGGCGTCATCCGTTCCTTCGCCGTCCGCCGTCCCAGCGGGTCGTACGTGTACCGCCAGCGCGTCCCGTCCGGGGTGGTGACGGCCGTAATTCGGTCCTCGGCGTCCCACTCGTAGCGCCAGGTGTCGGGCTTGCGCGAGAGCCGGGCCTTCTGGCGGAGCACGACCCGGCCGAGGACGTCGTACTCGTGGCGGACCCGGCCCGCGCCGATCAGCCGGGTGCCCTCGTAGGTGCGCGGTCCGGTGGCTTCCCCGCCTCCGGGATGGGCGCCGGGCCAGTACGCGGAGGTCTGGTTGCCCACGTCGTCGTAGGCGTAGCGCTCGGTCCAGTTACCGGCGTGCACCGCCGTCACCCGGCCGCGCGGGTCGAGGTCGAAGCTGCGCGGGCCGGCCAACAGATCGTCGACGCCGGTCAGGACCCCGTCGGACCGGTAGGTGTAGCCGCGGCGCTGCACCACCCCCTGTCCTGCGCCCGTGAGCCGCTGCTCCACCAGCCGGCCGGTCTCGTCCCACGCCTGGTCGAGGGCGACGGCGTCGCCGTAGGTACGGCTGAGCTCCTGGCCCGCCGCGTCGTGCGTGAAGCCGATCCGGCGGCCGGACGTGGTCAGGGCGTCGTAGCGGCCTGCGGCGTCGTACGCCCAGGCGGCGACGGCGCCCGTGGGGGTGGTTCGGCCGGTGCGGCGCCCCATGGCGTCGTAGGTGTAGGTGAGGGTGCGGCCGTCGACCGTCTCCTGGAGGATGCGGCCCGCCCGGTCCCGCAGCCGGGTCAGCACGCTGTCCCCGCACACCGCGACGGCGAGCCGGTCGAAGACGTCGTACTCGTACGTCGTCACCGTGCCGCCCGCGTCCTTGCGGACGGTGCGCCCCAAGGCGTCGCGCTCGTACGTGATCCGCTGCCCGAGGGCGTCGGTGCGGGTGACGAGCCGGCCCGCCGGGTCGTAGGCGTAGTCGAGCACACGGCCGTCGAAGTCGGTCTCCCGGATGAGCCGGCCCGCCGGGTCGTAGGTGTACTCCCAGGTCATGCCCTGCGGGTTGCGGACCCCGGTCAGCCGCAGCTCGGCGTCGTATGTGTATGCGTGGCGCGTGCCGTCCGCGTCGGTCCGGGCGGCGAGCAGGTCGAAGTGGGTGTACTCGAAGTGCACCCCGCCGCCGTCGGGGCCGTCCGTACGGGTCAGGCAGTTCCCCTCGCCGTCATACGTCCACGAGCGGCGCCGGCCGTCCGGGTCCGTCCGGTGCAGCGGCTTGCCCTCCACCGTCCATTCCATGCGGGTGACCGCTCCCAGGGGGTCGGTGACCGCCGTGACCCGCCCGAAGGCGTCCCGCTCGTACGTGGTGGTGGCGCCGAGCCGGTCGGTGACGGCGAGCGGCAGCCCGGCCCGGTCGGTGCGGATCCGCGTGACCGCCCCGCGGGGGTCGGTGACGGTGGTGAGGTGGCCGCTCTCGTCGTAGCCGAAGTGGGTGACCGTCCCGTCGGGGCGGCTGACCGCGGTGCGGTTTCCGCGCTCGTCGTAGGTCTGGTGGACGACCGATCCGTCCACGGCGACGACCTTGACCGGCCGGCCGAGGTCGTTGTACTCGGCGCGGGCCTCCCTGCCGTCGGGCCGGACGTAGGAGACCATGCGGCCCGTGTCGTCGAAGGTGCTGCGGGTGGTGTGGCCGAGCGGATCGGTGAGCGCGGTCCGCCGGCCGCCGCTGTCGTACTGGTACCGGGTGACCGCGCCGAGCGGGTCGGTCTCGGCCACCACCCGGTACCGGTCGTCGATCAGGTACTGGCGGGTATGACCTGCGGCGGTGGTCACACGCGTCACCCGGTGGCGGGTCTGCGGGTCCACGTCGTCGTAGCGGAAGGTGAGGGCGATGTGGCCCGCCTCGCCGGCCTCGGCGACACACCGGTCGAGGTCGTCGTAGGCGTACTCATAGCGGCGCTCGTTCGTATCCGTCCAGGAGGTGATGCGGGCGCGGTCGTCGTAGGCGAACCGCAGAGGCAGACCGGAGGAGTTGGTGACCTCGGTCAGGTTCCCGTCGGTGTAGCCGTACGCGAGGACGCGGCCGCCGCCGGACAGGTGCAGGGCCGTAATCCGGCCGCCTTCGGTCTCGAAGTGCAGCCGGTAGCCGCCCGAGTGGGTGAGCCCCAGCGGCGTGCCGTGCTCGTCGTACTCGAAGACGACGTGGTTGCCGTTCGGATCCTCGAACTGGGCGATCGGCGCGATGCCGTTCTCGGCGCCGTCGGCCGGCGGGACGAAGCGGCGGACGGCACCCGTCAGCGGGTCCGTCAGCGTCCAGTCGCCGTCAGGGGTGCGTGCCAGCGGGTGGCGCGGGGCCGAGGCCGACACCGGCAGTACGGGCACACCGGGCGCGGGATGCGGATAGCCGACGAGGAGGCCGTCCTCGGAGACCAGGACGACGCCCTTGGCGTCGATCTCCAAGTGCTGGTCGATC
This DNA window, taken from Streptomyces sp. TN58, encodes the following:
- a CDS encoding putative T7SS-secreted protein — encoded protein: MGWRDFVPDSAEDWVEDRAEDLGDAVEWGGDKVAGAAEKVGLDEAGDWVRDKSRSAANQLGSDVSELELGQTEDPNKLVYGSVSKIRAQVSHLSDFELSFTLVGNGLKALEGDGLKGASANAFRDAIAKEPPRWFKAAEAFGKAADAINRFADTVEWAQGQAKEALEEYNRAKKVSQDARTAYNKSIIDYKAAVKAEKDTLPPRPADDFTDPADPLFKAADDKLQTARTQRNEVAETARTAVRAARDAAPPKPSYAEQLKDGMDYLEIAETHLAGGVLKGTAGLANFVRAVTPFDPYNLTHPAEYRTNLNSTVAGLLVAVNDPIGTGKQMLDDFMKDPTEGVGKFLPELAGTKGLGAGKKAGTAAKHLDDLDGPGGKETDGPGRKETDGKGPHHGERPDPDKASEGTDPVDLATGRMYLPQTDVVLPGTFPFAFTRRAESGYRAGRWFGPTWSSTIDQHLEIDAKGVVLVSEDGLLVGYPHPAPGVPVLPVSASAPRHPLARTPDGDWTLTDPLTGAVRRFVPPADGAENGIAPIAQFEDPNGNHVVFEYDEHGTPLGLTHSGGYRLHFETEGGRITALHLSGGGRVLAYGYTDGNLTEVTNSSGLPLRFAYDDRARITSWTDTNERRYEYAYDDLDRCVAEAGEAGHIALTFRYDDVDPQTRHRVTRVTTAAGHTRQYLIDDRYRVVAETDPLGAVTRYQYDSGGRRTALTDPLGHTTRSTFDDTGRMVSYVRPDGREARAEYNDLGRPVKVVAVDGSVVHQTYDERGNRTAVSRPDGTVTHFGYDESGHLTTVTDPRGAVTRIRTDRAGLPLAVTDRLGATTTYERDAFGRVTAVTDPLGAVTRMEWTVEGKPLHRTDPDGRRRSWTYDGEGNCLTRTDGPDGGGVHFEYTHFDLLAARTDADGTRHAYTYDAELRLTGVRNPQGMTWEYTYDPAGRLIRETDFDGRVLDYAYDPAGRLVTRTDALGQRITYERDALGRTVRKDAGGTVTTYEYDVFDRLAVAVCGDSVLTRLRDRAGRILQETVDGRTLTYTYDAMGRRTGRTTPTGAVAAWAYDAAGRYDALTTSGRRIGFTHDAAGQELSRTYGDAVALDQAWDETGRLVEQRLTGAGQGVVQRRGYTYRSDGVLTGVDDLLAGPRSFDLDPRGRVTAVHAGNWTERYAYDDVGNQTSAYWPGAHPGGGEATGPRTYEGTRLIGAGRVRHEYDVLGRVVLRQKARLSRKPDTWRYEWDAEDRITAVTTPDGTRWRYTYDPLGRRTAKERMTPDGLEVAERTVFTWDGTVLCEQRTAAAAQEAGGIAVTWDHRGLQPLAQTERILGASQEVVDERFYAIVTDLVGAPAELVDERGGLAWRSRSTLWGSTAWNRDATAYTPLRFPGQYFDAESGLHHNYFRTYDPETARYLSPDPLGLAAAPNPVAYVANPHGWCDPFGLAPYSDSTRAAQGVDHQLNEAESGKDNHYLQGIGKDEVKLEKYLRGHLQSPANYVDSDTGARIIIDKTLDPSRPVAIIRQDHMIHAYHIEPEDLSNYITPRDGKDTAKWRTPKGDEVNE